One part of the Augochlora pura isolate Apur16 chromosome 3, APUR_v2.2.1, whole genome shotgun sequence genome encodes these proteins:
- the LOC144479033 gene encoding fibroblast growth factor receptor homolog 1 codes for MAIVKHLIVGILLILQIERSTQGQLVRLDLEHPDMVVVPLGEKLILRCSMNGETTWYKDNKIFRAPSPRVRLMKQSLRFKYIEPEDASSYACLVESNATAEWRNVTIRIEQLQNDGYQRDVDKLDTVMGAHRAEEETNELENEARNLPETRSLHLESDNVDSDLENETAGEHNNTVPERAPTFNKNVEMPTVVVKPAGNMVRLRCPSFGNPRPNITWYKNNEIPKRTLGTVVITKWTFRLEDLVPEDSGNYTCVVCNILGCINRTSKVDIIESVKHRPILTTAPRNTTVQIGINVTMTCKVLSDAHRHLEWYHGYHTSFDTVNKTNQSMRVEVKDVNYAENPEVLRLYNVTEKDEGWYTCIAQNTLGETFSSAYLRVVESLEDHRVPIPAKPQILVNILAAVLFIFFAVGVVVVIYIFHRLKREKMKKLLAIETARAAVVTQWTKKVIVEKQNLVNAQNVQEPLLMPVVKIEKQKSTVAAEDSNGGSISEYELPVDSAWELPREHLALGNTLGEGAFGKVIRAQTNTGKPGIPNVVAVKMLKEGHTDAEMMDLVSEMEMMKMIGKHVNIINLLGACTQGGPLYVVVEFAPHGNLRDFLRDHRPSSGYEPTIGQDAKEKKTLTQKDLVSFAYQVARGMEYLASRRCIHRDLAARNVLVSDEYVLKIADFGLARDIHCHDYYRKTTDGRLPVKWMAPEALFHRVYTTQSDVWSYGILLWEIMTLGGTPYPSVPSVEKLFHLLRTGHRMEKPPCCSIEIYMLMRDCWSYQPNERPMFGELVEDLDRILTITANEEYLDLGLPQLDTPPSSQESSDAEDDDGEETFPYLL; via the exons ATCTCGAGCATCCTGATATGGTGGTGGTGCCGCTCGGCGAGAAGCTGATCCTGCGATGTTCGATGAACGGGGAAACTACCTGGTACAAGGATAACAAAATATTCCGGGCACCGTCGCCGAGGGTACGGCTGATGAAGCAGTCCTTGAGATTCAAGTATATCGAGCCCGAAGACGCGAGCTCGTACGCTTGCCTGGTCGAATCGAACGCGACGGCCGAATGGCGGAACGTGACGATACGAATCGAGCAGTTGCAGAACGACGGCTACCAGCGCGATGTCGACAAACTGGACACCGTCATGGGAGCCCATCGAGCCGAGGAGGAAACGAACGAGCTGGAAAACGAAGCGAGAA ATCTTCCAGAGACCAGGTCGTTGCACTTGGAGAGCGACAACGTGGACAGCGACCTTGAGAACGAAACCGCAGGCGAACACAATAACACCGTCCCGGAACGTGCACCGACGTTCAACAAGAACGTGGAGATGCCTACCGTGGTCGTGAAACCAGCCGGCAACATGGTTCGCCTGAGATGTCCCAGTTTCGGCAACCCAAGACCCAACATCACCTGGTACAAGAACAACGAGATACCGAAACGAACATTGGGCACCGTTGTCATCACCAAGTGGACCTTTAGGCTAGAGGATCTGGTCCCCGAGGACAGCGGCAATTACACCTGCGTGGTTTGCAACATCCTGGGCTGCATCAATCGGACTTCGAAGGTCGACATTATCG AGAGCGTGAAGCACCGGCCAATACTGACGACGGCGCCGAGGAACACGACCGTCCAGATCGGCATCAACGTGACAATGACCTGCAAGGTCCTCTCCGACGCGCACCGTCACCTAGAATGGTATCACGGTTATCACACTTCTTTCGACACTGTGAACAAAACCAATCAGAGTATGCGGGTGGAGGTCAAG GATGTAAACTATGCGGAGAACCCGGAGGTGCTGAGACTGTACAACGTGACGGAGAAAGACGAAGGCTGGTACACTTGCATCGCTCAGAACACGTTGGGCGAGACCTTTAGCAGCGCCTATCTTAGGGTAGTCGAAT CTCTCGAGGACCACCGGGTGCCAATCCCAGCGAAGCCGCAGATCCTCGTGAACATTCTGGCAGCGGTGCTGTTCATCTTCTTCGCGGTGGGCGTCGTAGTGGTGATCTACATCTTCCACCGTCTGAAGCGCGAGAAGATGAAGAAGCTGTTGGCGATCGAGACAGCCAGGGCCGCGGTGGTCACCCAATGGACGAAGAAAGTGATCGTGGAGAAGCAGAACCTGGTGAACGCGCAGAACGTTCAAGAGCCGTTGCTGATGCCGGTGGTGAAGATCGAGAAGCAGAAGTCGACGGTCGCCGCGGAGGACAGCAACGGTGGCAGCATATCCGAGTACGAGCTTCCTGTTGACAGCGCGTGGGAGTTGCCCAGGGAGCACTTGGCTTTGGGCAACACTCTTGGCGAGGGAGCCTTTGGCAAGGTGATCAGGGCGCAGACCAACACCGGCAAACCTGGAATACCTAACGTCGTGGCGGTTAAGATGTTGAAAG AGGGTCACACGGACGCGGAGATGATGGACCTGGTCTCTGAGATGGAGATGATGAAAATGATCGGAAAGCACGTAAACATAATCAATCTGCTGGGTGCCTGCACGCAGGGTGGGCCGCTGTACGTGGTGGTGGAGTTCGCTCCCCACGGAAACCTACGCGATTTCCTACGGGATCACAGACCTTCCTCGGGGTACGAGCCGACGATAGGCCAAGACGCCAAAGAGAAAAAGACCCTGACGCAAAAGGACCTGGTCTCTTTCGCGTACCAAGTGGCCAGGGGCATGGAGTACCTGGCGAGCCGAAGGTGCATTCACAGAGACCTGGCTGCCAGGAACGTCCTTGTCAGCGACGAGTACGTGTTGAAGATCGCTGACTTCGGTCTTGCCAGGGACATCCACTGCCACGACTACTACAGGAAGACCACGGATGGACGGTTGCCGGTGAAATGGATGGCGCCGGAGGCTCTGTTCCATCGGGTCTACACCACTCAGTCCGACGT ATGGTCGTACGGAATTCTGTTGTGGGAGATCATGACGCTGGGTGGCACACCATATCCGTCCGTACCTTCGGTGGAGAAGCTGTTCCATCTGCTGAGAACCGGTCATCGAATGGAGAAACCACCTTGCTGCTCCATCGAAAT ATACATGCTGATGAGGGACTGCTGGAGCTATCAGCCGAACGAGCGACCTATGTTCGGGGAACTGGTCGAAGATCTTGACAGGATACTAACGATAACTGCGAACGAG GAATACTTGGACCTCGGACTACCTCAGCTGGACACCCCGCCATCCAGCCAAGAGTCCAGCGATGCCGAGGACGATGACGGTGAAGAAACATTCCCGTACCTGCTCTGA